A DNA window from Cobetia marina contains the following coding sequences:
- a CDS encoding MFS transporter yields MSSSKSLSSADARWRQLASRYPVALIALAQLFGTSLWFTPNAVLTPMLASWNFAGESAGALGQLTSSVQGGFIVGTLTLGLAGLADRFAARHLFMASCLLGALTNLALILAPGLLSASALRVLTGLALAGIYPIGLKLMVQTAPDRAGAALAWLVGMLVLGTSLPHGLAALQLSGSFSLSWGAAIGMASLLAVAGAGLVALLPAVAPPAPAPASTQTSLLARATRGLAAWRHPGFVRGALGYFGHMWELYTLWALVPLLLTTMARLNGLSLSATQLALHSFMVIAVGGPGCVVGGWLSRTRGSLWVARLGLAGSVILTLLFVGAMQLEAGYGLLLGLLALWSLMAVIDSPQFSALAAGGTPVELQASALALMNAIGFSLSLVSIALLTPLIAAQGSLLLLSILPGPLLGLLALTRRVPPGQ; encoded by the coding sequence TTGTCCTCCTCAAAGTCTCTTTCCTCGGCCGATGCCCGTTGGCGGCAACTGGCCAGCCGTTACCCCGTCGCCCTCATCGCGCTGGCTCAGCTGTTCGGCACCAGCCTGTGGTTCACGCCCAATGCCGTGCTGACGCCAATGCTGGCGAGCTGGAACTTTGCCGGCGAGAGCGCTGGCGCTCTGGGGCAACTGACCTCCTCGGTACAGGGCGGCTTCATCGTCGGCACCCTGACCCTGGGGCTGGCGGGACTGGCAGACCGCTTCGCGGCACGCCACCTGTTCATGGCTTCGTGCCTGCTGGGGGCGCTGACCAACCTGGCGCTCATCCTCGCGCCGGGGCTGTTGAGTGCCTCGGCGCTGCGCGTGCTGACCGGCCTGGCGCTGGCCGGCATCTATCCCATCGGGCTCAAGCTGATGGTACAGACGGCCCCGGACCGCGCCGGAGCTGCACTGGCCTGGCTGGTCGGCATGCTGGTGCTGGGCACCTCGCTGCCACATGGCCTGGCTGCCCTGCAACTCAGTGGCAGCTTCTCGCTTTCCTGGGGGGCGGCGATCGGCATGGCCTCGCTGCTGGCCGTGGCCGGGGCCGGACTGGTGGCCTTGCTGCCCGCTGTCGCCCCGCCCGCACCAGCGCCTGCCTCGACGCAGACGTCCTTGCTTGCCCGCGCGACACGAGGGTTGGCCGCCTGGCGTCATCCCGGTTTCGTGCGCGGCGCGCTAGGCTACTTCGGCCACATGTGGGAGCTCTATACGCTGTGGGCATTGGTGCCGCTATTGCTGACGACCATGGCCAGACTCAACGGCCTCTCACTCTCGGCCACGCAACTGGCGCTGCACAGCTTCATGGTGATCGCGGTGGGCGGGCCCGGTTGCGTGGTCGGAGGCTGGCTGTCGCGCACTCGCGGGAGTCTGTGGGTCGCGCGCCTGGGATTGGCGGGCTCGGTGATCCTCACCCTGCTGTTCGTCGGTGCCATGCAACTCGAGGCCGGCTATGGCCTGCTGCTGGGCCTGCTGGCGCTCTGGAGTCTGATGGCCGTGATCGATTCCCCGCAATTCTCCGCGCTGGCGGCCGGCGGCACGCCCGTCGAGCTGCAGGCCAGTGCGCTGGCCTTGATGAATGCCATCGGTTTCAGCCTGTCACTGGTCTCGATCGCCCTGCTGACCCCGCTGATCGCCGCACAGGGCAGCCTGTTGCTGCTGAGCATTCTGCCCGGCCCCTTGCTGGGGCTGCTGGCATTGACGCGCCGCGTGCCGCCCGGCCAGTGA